From Bradyrhizobium sp. NDS-1, the proteins below share one genomic window:
- a CDS encoding acetyl-CoA C-acetyltransferase, whose translation MPEAFIYDHVRTPRGRGKADGALHEVTALALATVPLKALKDRNNLPEDSVDDVVLGVVDPVGEAGSDIARFAALKAGLGEAVPGVQISRFCASGLDAVNFAAAQVMSGQHELVIGGGAESMSRVGIGASGGAWPMDPSMAVPAYFMPQGVSADLIATKYGFSRDDVDAYAVQSQQRAAKSWEEGRFDRSIVPVKDINGLTILAKDEHMRPSTTMQSLAQLQPSFTMMAQMGGFDGVAIQSHPEIERVNYVHHAGNSSGIVDGAGAVLLGSKDAAAKYGLKPRAKIRAFANIGSEPAMMLTGPVDVTEKLFARSGMKKSDIDLFELNEAFASVVLRYIQAFDIDNAKINVNGGAIALGHPLGATGAMILGTVLDELERTNKSTALVTLCIGGGMGTATIIERV comes from the coding sequence ATGCCTGAGGCATTCATCTACGACCACGTTCGCACCCCCCGCGGCCGCGGCAAGGCGGACGGCGCGCTGCACGAAGTCACCGCGCTCGCGCTCGCGACCGTGCCGCTGAAGGCGCTGAAGGACCGCAACAACCTGCCCGAGGATTCCGTCGATGACGTCGTGCTCGGCGTGGTCGATCCGGTCGGCGAGGCCGGCTCCGACATCGCGCGCTTCGCCGCGCTGAAAGCCGGTCTCGGCGAAGCCGTCCCCGGCGTGCAGATCAGCCGCTTCTGCGCTTCGGGCTTGGATGCCGTGAACTTCGCTGCCGCGCAGGTGATGAGCGGCCAGCATGAGCTGGTGATCGGCGGCGGCGCCGAATCGATGAGCCGCGTCGGCATCGGCGCCTCCGGCGGCGCCTGGCCGATGGATCCCTCGATGGCCGTGCCGGCCTATTTCATGCCGCAGGGCGTCTCGGCCGATCTGATCGCCACCAAATACGGTTTCTCGCGCGACGACGTCGACGCCTATGCGGTGCAGAGCCAGCAGCGTGCGGCGAAGTCCTGGGAGGAAGGCCGCTTCGACAGGTCGATCGTGCCGGTGAAGGACATCAACGGCCTCACCATCCTGGCCAAGGACGAGCACATGCGTCCCTCGACGACGATGCAGTCGCTGGCGCAGCTGCAGCCCTCGTTCACGATGATGGCGCAGATGGGCGGCTTCGACGGCGTCGCGATCCAGTCCCATCCCGAGATCGAGCGCGTCAACTACGTACACCATGCCGGCAATTCGTCGGGCATCGTCGATGGCGCCGGCGCCGTGCTGCTCGGCAGCAAGGACGCGGCGGCGAAATACGGCTTGAAGCCGCGTGCAAAGATCCGCGCGTTCGCCAATATCGGCTCCGAGCCGGCCATGATGCTGACCGGTCCGGTCGACGTCACCGAGAAGCTGTTTGCGCGGTCGGGCATGAAGAAGTCGGACATCGATCTGTTCGAGCTCAACGAAGCCTTCGCTTCGGTCGTGCTGCGCTACATCCAGGCCTTCGACATCGACAACGCCAAGATCAACGTCAATGGCGGCGCCATCGCGCTCGGCCATCCGCTTGGCGCCACGGGTGCGATGATCCTCGGCACCGTGCTCGACGAGCTCGAGCGCACCAACAAGTCCACCGCCCTCGTCACGCTGTGCATCGGCGGCGGCATGGGCACCGCGACCATCATCGAGCGGGTCTGA
- a CDS encoding FAD-dependent oxidoreductase — MSYKNFKVETDADGIALVTWDIPGRSMNVLDETSTSELDAIVKATTADAAVKGVVITSAKEAFCAGADLSMLEGMNQAYAKVFKEQGETAANQMLFDQSRRFSQVLRSIETSGKPWAAAINGLALGGGFEITLCCHYRVAAENPKTRLGLPEVKVGLFPGAGGTQRVPRLVPPQDAMTILLKGDPVTVDKAKALNLIHAIVPAADLVKAAKDWIKGGGKAVAPWDEKGFKLPGGPVFSKAGMMMFPAGNAIYRRETYDNYPAARAIMSCVYEGLQLPIDAALRVESRYFTSVLRSKEAAAMIRSLFLSMQELNKGARRPKDVAPTKVKKIAVIGAGFMGASVGYVSARAGLDVVLIDRDQESADKGKAHAQKVIEEQIKKGRAKPGDAEALLARITPTADYAALKDVDLVIEAVFEDRKVKAETFAKAQQHLKPDVIFASNTSTLPITSLAESFKDQGKFVGIHFFSPVEKMMLVEIIKGKNTGDLALATALDYVRQIGKTPIVVNDSRGFFANRCVGRYVAEGNEMFLEGVPPAMIENCAKMAGMPVGPLSLSDEVALDLGLKIMKATEADLGPNAINPDQKKLMVEMVEKQGRLGRKNSKGFYDYPEKGKGQKSLWPGLSALQPKQLDPDTLDIEELKQRFLVVQAVEAARTVEDHVITDPREADVGSILGFGFAPFTGGTLSYIDFMGPKTFVELCHKLEAKYGSRFTPPKLLEEMAAKGETFYGRFAPKKAAA; from the coding sequence ATGTCGTACAAGAACTTCAAGGTCGAGACCGACGCAGACGGCATCGCGCTCGTCACCTGGGACATTCCGGGCCGTTCGATGAACGTGCTCGACGAGACCTCGACCAGCGAGCTGGACGCGATCGTCAAGGCGACCACGGCGGACGCCGCGGTGAAGGGCGTCGTCATCACCTCTGCCAAGGAAGCCTTCTGCGCCGGCGCGGATCTGTCGATGCTCGAGGGCATGAACCAGGCCTATGCGAAGGTCTTCAAGGAGCAGGGCGAGACCGCCGCGAACCAGATGCTGTTCGACCAGAGCCGTCGCTTCTCGCAGGTGCTGCGCTCGATCGAGACCTCAGGCAAGCCGTGGGCGGCCGCGATCAACGGCCTCGCGCTTGGCGGCGGTTTCGAGATCACGCTGTGCTGCCACTATCGCGTGGCGGCTGAGAATCCCAAGACGCGCCTCGGCCTGCCCGAGGTCAAGGTCGGCCTGTTCCCCGGCGCCGGCGGTACGCAGCGCGTGCCGCGCCTGGTGCCGCCGCAGGACGCGATGACGATCCTGCTCAAGGGCGATCCTGTCACGGTGGACAAGGCCAAGGCGCTGAACCTGATCCACGCCATCGTTCCTGCCGCCGACCTCGTCAAGGCCGCAAAGGACTGGATCAAGGGCGGCGGCAAGGCGGTCGCGCCCTGGGACGAGAAGGGTTTCAAGCTGCCCGGCGGCCCGGTGTTCTCCAAGGCCGGCATGATGATGTTCCCGGCCGGCAACGCGATCTACCGCCGCGAGACCTACGACAATTATCCGGCCGCGCGCGCCATCATGAGCTGCGTCTATGAAGGCCTGCAGTTGCCGATCGACGCGGCGCTTCGCGTCGAGTCGCGCTACTTCACCTCGGTGCTGCGCTCGAAGGAAGCGGCCGCGATGATCCGCAGCCTGTTCCTGTCGATGCAGGAGCTGAACAAGGGCGCGCGCCGCCCGAAGGACGTAGCCCCGACCAAGGTGAAGAAGATCGCGGTGATCGGCGCCGGCTTCATGGGTGCGAGCGTCGGCTACGTCTCGGCCCGCGCCGGCCTCGACGTCGTCTTGATCGACCGCGACCAGGAGAGCGCCGACAAGGGCAAGGCGCATGCTCAGAAGGTGATCGAGGAGCAGATCAAGAAGGGCCGCGCCAAGCCCGGTGATGCCGAGGCGCTGCTCGCGCGCATCACGCCGACCGCGGACTATGCCGCGCTGAAGGACGTCGACCTCGTCATCGAGGCGGTGTTCGAGGACCGCAAGGTCAAGGCGGAGACCTTCGCCAAGGCACAGCAACATCTCAAACCCGACGTGATCTTCGCCTCGAATACCTCGACGCTGCCGATCACCTCGCTGGCCGAGAGCTTCAAGGACCAGGGCAAGTTCGTCGGCATCCACTTCTTCTCGCCGGTCGAGAAGATGATGCTGGTCGAGATCATCAAGGGCAAGAACACCGGCGACCTCGCGCTCGCGACCGCGCTCGACTACGTCCGGCAGATCGGCAAGACACCGATCGTCGTCAACGACTCCAGAGGCTTCTTCGCCAACCGCTGCGTCGGCCGCTATGTCGCCGAGGGCAACGAGATGTTCCTCGAAGGCGTGCCGCCGGCGATGATCGAGAACTGCGCCAAGATGGCCGGCATGCCGGTTGGCCCGCTCTCGCTGTCGGATGAAGTCGCGCTCGACCTCGGCCTCAAGATCATGAAGGCGACGGAGGCCGATCTCGGTCCCAACGCCATCAACCCCGACCAGAAGAAGCTGATGGTGGAGATGGTCGAGAAGCAGGGCCGTTTGGGCCGCAAGAACAGCAAGGGCTTCTACGACTATCCCGAGAAGGGCAAGGGCCAGAAGAGCCTGTGGCCTGGCCTCTCGGCCTTGCAGCCGAAACAGCTCGACCCCGACACGCTCGATATCGAGGAGCTGAAGCAACGCTTCCTGGTGGTGCAGGCGGTGGAAGCCGCGCGCACGGTCGAGGACCATGTCATCACCGATCCGCGCGAGGCGGATGTCGGCTCCATCCTCGGCTTCGGCTTCGCCCCGTTCACCGGCGGCACGCTGTCCTATATCGACTTCATGGGCCCCAAGACGTTCGTCGAGCTCTGCCACAAGCTGGAGGCGAAATACGGCTCGCGCTTCACGCCGCCGAAGCTGCTGGAGGAGATGGCCGCGAAGGGCGAAACCTTCTACGGCCGCTTCGCGCCGAAGAAGGCGGCGGCCTGA
- the gstA gene encoding glutathione transferase GstA, with protein sequence MKLYYAPGACSLSPHIALLEAGLPYELVKVDLRAKKLENGEDYLKLNPKGQVPALGLDSGEIVTEGPVIVQMIADQASAKALAPAHGSSERYKLLEWLNFLTSEVHKSFGPLFAPALNDEAKAFFRDRVMGKLKYIDSQLAGRDYLMGKQFTVADGYLFTMLTWGDRMKFDLSAMPNLAAYKARVAARPQVQEALKEEGLVQAK encoded by the coding sequence ATGAAACTGTATTATGCGCCCGGTGCCTGCTCGCTGTCCCCCCACATAGCGCTCCTGGAAGCCGGCCTGCCCTATGAGCTGGTCAAGGTCGATCTCCGGGCCAAGAAGCTCGAAAATGGCGAGGATTATCTGAAGCTGAACCCCAAGGGCCAAGTCCCTGCGCTGGGCCTCGACAGCGGTGAGATCGTGACGGAAGGTCCGGTGATTGTCCAGATGATCGCCGATCAGGCTTCAGCCAAGGCGCTGGCACCGGCCCACGGCAGTTCCGAGCGCTACAAGCTGCTGGAGTGGCTGAATTTCCTCACGTCCGAGGTGCACAAGAGCTTTGGTCCGCTGTTCGCGCCGGCCCTCAACGACGAAGCCAAGGCCTTCTTCAGGGATCGCGTCATGGGCAAGCTGAAATACATCGACAGCCAGCTCGCCGGCCGCGACTATCTCATGGGCAAGCAGTTCACGGTGGCCGACGGCTATCTCTTCACGATGCTCACCTGGGGCGACCGGATGAAGTTCGACCTCTCGGCGATGCCGAACCTCGCCGCCTACAAGGCGCGCGTCGCGGCGCGGCCTCAGGTGCAGGAAGCCCTGAAGGAGGAAGGGCTGGTCCAGGCGAAGTAA
- a CDS encoding MarR family winged helix-turn-helix transcriptional regulator, whose translation MKRKPSTEATSAWIRLMRVPSRVLDCVEQDLKKAGFPPLAWYDALLELSRAPSGELRPVELERQMLIPQYSTSRLIDRLVDEGLASRRECKIDKRGQFVEITEAGRELQKRMWSAYSAAIEKYVGSKLSDADAIKLSGLLDRLGCSCGEMKLPPAGVNESMPSR comes from the coding sequence ATGAAACGCAAACCATCGACCGAAGCGACGTCCGCCTGGATCCGCCTGATGCGCGTGCCGAGCCGGGTGCTCGATTGCGTCGAGCAGGACCTGAAGAAGGCCGGCTTCCCGCCGCTGGCCTGGTATGACGCCCTGCTCGAATTGTCGCGGGCGCCCTCGGGCGAGCTGCGGCCGGTCGAACTCGAACGGCAGATGCTGATCCCGCAATACTCCACCTCGCGCCTGATCGACCGCCTGGTCGACGAGGGCCTGGCGTCGCGGCGCGAATGCAAGATCGACAAGCGCGGCCAATTCGTCGAGATCACGGAAGCCGGCCGCGAGTTGCAGAAGCGGATGTGGAGTGCCTATTCGGCCGCGATCGAGAAGTATGTCGGTTCGAAACTGTCCGACGCCGATGCCATCAAGCTCAGCGGGCTGCTCGACCGCCTGGGCTGCTCGTGCGGCGAGATGAAACTACCGCCCGCGGGCGTCAACGAAAGCATGCCGTCGCGATGA
- a CDS encoding glutamate--cysteine ligase has protein sequence MARDQIDMTPLQSRDELVAWFEAGSKDPSEFRMGTEHEKTPFTLEGHRPVPYEGARGIGALLEGMKLLLGWEPIMEKGNIIGLYDVTGGGAISLEPGGQFELSGAPVENVHQTQSELMAHLAQVREIATPLGIGFLGLGMTPSWSRADIPMMPKGRYKIMTNYMPKVGQYGLDMMYRTCTVQTNLDFSSEADMVKKLRVSLALQPIATALFANSPFTEGKPNGFLSFRSEIWRDTDNARSGMMPWAFEDGMGFERYVDYALDVPMYFVKRGEEYIDVSGSSFRAFFDGRNNNLPGERPTLSDWANHLSTIFPEVRLKRYLEMRGSDGGPWGRLPALPAFWVGLLYDDVALDAAWEIVKHWSAAERQALRDDVPRFGFKARIKDRYLFEIAKECLALAHAGLRRRGRIDQLGRDETRHLEPLDRIIDSGRTPAEEMLDKFNGPWKGSVEPAYAEYAF, from the coding sequence ATGGCGCGAGACCAGATCGATATGACGCCGCTGCAATCGCGCGACGAACTCGTCGCGTGGTTCGAGGCCGGCAGCAAAGACCCGTCCGAATTCCGCATGGGCACCGAGCACGAGAAGACGCCGTTCACGCTCGAAGGCCACCGTCCGGTGCCTTACGAGGGCGCGCGCGGCATCGGCGCGTTGCTCGAGGGCATGAAGCTCCTGCTCGGCTGGGAGCCGATCATGGAGAAGGGCAACATCATCGGCCTCTACGACGTCACCGGCGGTGGTGCGATCTCGCTCGAGCCCGGCGGACAGTTCGAGCTCTCGGGCGCGCCGGTCGAGAACGTGCACCAGACCCAGAGCGAGTTGATGGCGCATCTGGCGCAGGTGCGCGAGATCGCAACGCCGCTCGGCATCGGCTTCCTCGGTCTCGGCATGACGCCGTCCTGGTCGCGCGCGGACATCCCGATGATGCCCAAGGGCCGCTACAAGATCATGACCAACTACATGCCGAAGGTCGGCCAGTACGGCCTCGACATGATGTACCGGACCTGCACGGTGCAGACCAATCTCGACTTCTCCTCCGAAGCCGACATGGTCAAGAAGCTGCGCGTCTCGCTCGCTCTTCAGCCGATCGCAACCGCCCTGTTCGCCAATTCGCCGTTCACCGAAGGCAAGCCGAACGGCTTCCTCTCCTTCCGCTCGGAGATCTGGCGCGACACCGACAATGCGCGGTCGGGCATGATGCCGTGGGCCTTCGAGGACGGCATGGGGTTCGAGCGCTATGTCGACTACGCGCTCGACGTGCCCATGTATTTCGTCAAGCGCGGCGAGGAGTACATCGACGTGTCGGGCTCCTCGTTCCGCGCGTTCTTCGACGGCCGCAACAACAACCTTCCCGGCGAGCGTCCGACCCTGTCGGACTGGGCAAACCATCTCTCGACGATCTTCCCGGAGGTGAGGCTCAAGCGCTATCTGGAGATGCGCGGCTCCGACGGCGGCCCGTGGGGACGGTTGCCGGCGCTGCCGGCGTTCTGGGTCGGGCTGCTCTACGACGATGTCGCGCTCGATGCCGCCTGGGAGATCGTCAAGCACTGGAGCGCGGCTGAGCGTCAGGCCCTGCGCGACGACGTGCCGCGCTTCGGCTTCAAGGCACGGATCAAGGACCGCTATCTGTTCGAGATCGCCAAGGAATGCCTCGCTCTGGCACATGCGGGCCTGCGCCGGCGCGGCCGCATCGACCAGCTCGGTCGCGACGAAACGCGGCATCTGGAGCCGCTCGACCGCATCATCGATTCCGGCCGGACCCCGGCCGAGGAAATGTTGGACAAGTTCAACGGTCCCTGGAAGGGCTCGGTGGAACCAGCCTACGCCGAATACGCGTTCTAG
- a CDS encoding PAN domain-containing protein, which produces MGKGRLSGAVMAKVLPSVVACVTLLSLACASVPARAQTAFDRPGGDYFSSPVASGDPEDCALLCERDRRCRSWSFNYPDVEGGSAVCWLKNTVPARVPGSCCISGVRGAGVIEPRVEGVETSIDRPGGDLRNFELKEGEGVEACKAACTADNKCRAFTYARPGYTGREARCFLKKEIKPPRRKAGFTSGVVR; this is translated from the coding sequence ATGGGGAAGGGCCGCCTGTCCGGCGCCGTCATGGCAAAGGTCCTGCCAAGCGTCGTGGCATGTGTCACGCTGCTCTCGCTCGCATGCGCGAGCGTGCCGGCGCGCGCCCAGACTGCGTTCGACCGGCCCGGCGGCGACTATTTCAGCTCACCGGTCGCCTCAGGCGATCCCGAGGATTGCGCGCTGCTGTGCGAGCGTGACCGCCGTTGCCGTTCCTGGAGCTTCAACTATCCCGACGTCGAAGGCGGTTCGGCGGTGTGCTGGCTGAAGAACACCGTGCCGGCGCGCGTGCCGGGCAGTTGCTGCATCTCCGGTGTGCGCGGCGCCGGCGTGATCGAGCCGCGGGTCGAGGGCGTGGAGACGTCGATCGACCGTCCCGGCGGAGATCTGCGCAATTTCGAGCTGAAGGAGGGGGAGGGCGTCGAGGCCTGCAAGGCCGCGTGCACCGCCGACAACAAATGCCGCGCCTTCACCTATGCCCGCCCCGGCTACACCGGACGTGAGGCGCGCTGCTTCCTGAAAAAGGAAATCAAGCCGCCGCGCCGCAAGGCGGGATTCACCTCGGGCGTGGTGCGATAA
- a CDS encoding nucleotidyltransferase family protein: MNRDEFLALALRNPVNVAIIDELHRLGLPDTWLVSGCLVQTVWNVLTRRPIDHGIADYDVFYFDPDTSWDAEDTVIRKLHARLAHLGVKVEIRNQARVHLWYPAKHGLPYPSLRSSREGIDRFLTQNTQVGVRRAGDGYEVYAPHGFDDVVGLIVRPNPSPNFSTANYAAKAARWRALWPELTVIATE; this comes from the coding sequence ATGAACCGTGACGAATTCCTCGCGCTCGCGCTGAGAAATCCCGTCAACGTCGCGATCATCGATGAACTGCATCGCCTCGGGCTGCCGGATACCTGGCTGGTTTCCGGATGCCTGGTGCAGACCGTGTGGAACGTGCTCACGCGCCGCCCGATCGATCACGGCATCGCCGACTATGACGTGTTCTATTTCGATCCCGATACTTCGTGGGATGCGGAGGACACGGTCATCCGCAAGCTGCACGCGCGGCTCGCGCATCTCGGCGTCAAAGTCGAGATCCGCAACCAGGCCCGCGTGCATCTGTGGTACCCCGCCAAGCACGGCTTGCCCTATCCGTCCCTGAGAAGCTCGAGAGAAGGCATCGATCGCTTCCTGACGCAGAACACGCAGGTCGGCGTCCGGCGCGCAGGAGATGGTTACGAGGTCTACGCGCCGCATGGGTTTGACGATGTCGTAGGGTTGATCGTGCGGCCAAATCCAAGCCCGAATTTTTCAACGGCGAACTACGCGGCAAAGGCCGCGCGATGGCGGGCGCTGTGGCCGGAGCTCACCGTGATCGCCACAGAGTGA
- the lepB gene encoding signal peptidase I, whose translation MSVEEKVTVTPKRKSSGWGGQIVQLAGIVAAVFIAKGALAEPFYVPSGSMEPTLLIGDALLASKFPYGYGTSSLPIQISLPETGRVFAETPKLGDVVVFRWPGDRSQAWVKRVVGLPGDRIQMRQGQLFINDRPAELKPDGVGAAEDDNGGSEPAYRYVEKLPNGVSHLIFKMRDNGPLDNTPEVTVPSGHLFVLGDNRDNSSDSRVPLRSGGVGLLPIDNLIGRADAVLGSWDLGMRGQPVWTWLSGFRLARFFTAVH comes from the coding sequence ATGAGCGTTGAAGAAAAGGTCACTGTCACGCCCAAGCGTAAGAGCAGCGGCTGGGGCGGACAGATCGTTCAGCTCGCCGGTATCGTCGCCGCCGTCTTCATCGCCAAGGGCGCGCTCGCCGAGCCGTTCTACGTGCCGTCGGGCTCGATGGAGCCGACGTTGCTGATCGGCGATGCGCTGCTCGCCTCGAAATTTCCCTATGGCTACGGCACCTCGTCGCTGCCGATTCAAATCAGCCTGCCCGAGACCGGACGCGTGTTCGCGGAGACGCCGAAGCTCGGCGACGTCGTGGTGTTTCGCTGGCCCGGCGATCGTTCGCAGGCCTGGGTCAAGCGTGTCGTGGGACTGCCGGGCGATCGCATCCAGATGCGGCAGGGCCAGCTCTTCATCAACGACCGCCCCGCCGAGCTCAAGCCGGACGGCGTCGGTGCGGCCGAGGACGACAATGGCGGCAGCGAGCCCGCCTACCGTTATGTGGAGAAGCTGCCGAACGGCGTCTCGCACCTGATCTTCAAGATGCGCGACAACGGTCCGCTCGACAATACGCCGGAAGTGACGGTGCCATCAGGCCATCTGTTCGTGCTCGGCGACAACCGCGACAACTCCTCTGACAGCCGCGTGCCGCTGCGGTCCGGCGGCGTCGGCCTGTTGCCGATCGACAATCTGATCGGCCGTGCGGACGCGGTGCTCGGCTCCTGGGATCTCGGCATGCGCGGCCAGCCGGTGTGGACCTGGCTGTCGGGATTCAGGCTGGCACGGTTCTTCACCGCGGTACATTAG
- the tldD gene encoding metalloprotease TldD, with the protein MTNPATTSLLDRANLDRDQVRSEVARGLAGADDGELFLEYSQTEALMFDNGRLKQATYDTSQGFGLRAVKDDAVGYAHSSDVSLPALIRAADAVAAVRGGYSGSFASPPPRTNVRLYGDDNPLDAPGFETKVKLLAEIDAYLRDKDPRVRQVSVSLGATWQVVEILRPDGESYRDIRPLVRVNVSVVAGQGDRQESGSKGYGGRAGYAEFIESKNWRDAADGALREALVNLESIPAPAGEMDVVLGAGWPGVMLHEAVGHGLEGDFNRKKTSAFAGLMGQQVAAKGVTVVDDGTIASRRGSLSIDDEGTPTNRTVLIEDGILVGYMQDRQNARLMNMKPTGNGRRQGYAHVPMPRMTNTYMLAGDRDPAEILASVKNGVFAANFGGGQVDITSGKYVFQCTEAYKIENGKLGAPLKGAMLIGNGPTDLHRIRMIGNDLALDTGIGTCGKNGQGVPVGVGQPSLLMERITVGGTGA; encoded by the coding sequence ATGACAAACCCTGCCACGACCTCCCTGCTCGACCGCGCCAATCTCGATCGCGACCAGGTTCGCAGCGAGGTGGCGCGCGGGCTCGCTGGCGCCGACGACGGTGAGCTGTTCCTGGAATACAGCCAGACCGAAGCGCTGATGTTCGACAACGGGCGTCTGAAGCAGGCGACCTACGACACCTCGCAAGGGTTTGGCCTGCGCGCGGTCAAGGACGACGCGGTCGGCTACGCGCATTCCTCCGACGTGTCGCTGCCCGCGCTGATCCGCGCCGCGGACGCGGTCGCGGCCGTGCGCGGCGGCTATTCCGGCAGCTTTGCGTCCCCGCCCCCGCGTACCAATGTGCGCCTCTATGGCGACGACAATCCGCTGGACGCGCCGGGCTTCGAGACAAAAGTCAAACTGCTCGCCGAGATCGACGCTTACCTGCGCGACAAGGATCCTCGGGTGCGGCAGGTCAGCGTCAGCCTGGGCGCAACCTGGCAGGTGGTCGAGATCCTGCGGCCCGACGGCGAGAGCTATCGCGACATTCGCCCGCTCGTGCGCGTCAACGTCTCCGTCGTCGCCGGCCAGGGCGATCGCCAGGAGAGCGGCAGCAAGGGTTATGGCGGCCGGGCCGGCTATGCCGAATTCATCGAGAGCAAGAACTGGCGCGACGCCGCCGATGGCGCCCTGCGCGAAGCCCTGGTCAACCTGGAATCGATTCCGGCGCCGGCCGGCGAGATGGACGTCGTGCTTGGCGCCGGCTGGCCCGGCGTGATGCTGCACGAAGCGGTCGGCCATGGCCTCGAGGGCGACTTCAACCGCAAGAAGACGTCTGCATTCGCCGGCTTGATGGGCCAGCAGGTCGCAGCCAAGGGCGTCACCGTGGTCGACGACGGCACGATTGCCTCGCGCCGAGGCTCGCTGTCGATCGACGACGAGGGCACGCCGACCAATCGCACCGTGCTGATCGAAGACGGCATCCTGGTCGGCTACATGCAGGACCGCCAGAACGCACGCCTGATGAACATGAAGCCGACCGGCAACGGGCGCCGCCAGGGCTATGCCCACGTGCCGATGCCGCGCATGACCAACACCTACATGCTCGCGGGCGACCGCGATCCGGCCGAGATCCTCGCCTCGGTGAAGAATGGCGTCTTCGCCGCGAATTTCGGCGGCGGCCAGGTCGACATCACCTCGGGCAAATACGTGTTCCAGTGCACCGAGGCCTACAAGATCGAGAACGGCAAGCTGGGCGCCCCGCTGAAGGGCGCCATGCTGATCGGCAACGGGCCGACCGACCTGCACCGGATCCGCATGATCGGCAACGACCTTGCGCTCGATACCGGCATCGGCACCTGCGGCAAGAACGGCCAGGGTGTGCCCGTCGGCGTCGGCCAGCCGTCGCTGCTGATGGAACGCATCACGGTGGGTGGAACGGGCGCATGA
- a CDS encoding invasion associated locus B family protein, whose product MGLSKSTARPATRKVDRLPSLAALLAAIVLLALPGLAHAQGAVRSVHGDWQIRCDTPPGAQTEQCALIQSVVAEDRSNAGLTVIVLKTADQKSRLMRVVAPLGVLLPSGLGLKLDNQDVGRAGFVRCLPNGCVAEVVMDDKLLGQLRNAKTATFIIFETPEEGIGFPLSLNGLGEGYDKLP is encoded by the coding sequence ATGGGGCTTTCGAAATCGACCGCAAGGCCGGCTACAAGGAAGGTTGACCGCCTCCCGTCGCTGGCGGCTCTGCTGGCTGCGATCGTCCTTCTGGCACTTCCCGGCCTTGCCCATGCGCAGGGCGCGGTACGCTCCGTCCATGGCGACTGGCAGATCCGCTGCGACACGCCGCCGGGCGCCCAGACAGAGCAATGCGCCCTGATCCAAAGCGTGGTGGCGGAGGACCGCTCCAATGCCGGCCTGACCGTCATCGTGCTGAAGACCGCCGACCAGAAGAGCCGCCTGATGCGCGTGGTCGCGCCGCTAGGGGTCCTGCTACCCTCCGGCCTCGGCCTCAAGCTCGACAACCAGGACGTCGGCCGCGCCGGATTCGTCCGCTGCCTGCCCAATGGCTGCGTCGCCGAGGTCGTCATGGACGACAAGCTGCTCGGCCAGCTTCGCAACGCCAAGACCGCCACCTTCATCATCTTCGAGACCCCGGAAGAAGGCATCGGCTTCCCGCTCAGCCTGAACGGGCTAGGCGAGGGTTATGACAAGCTGCCGTAG
- the coxB gene encoding cytochrome c oxidase subunit II translates to MRMSIGRMGRQLLGLTVAGLTLATGGVAFAELGQPAPWEWTLQQSGSPVMDNIVWFHNFLFVLITLITLFVLALLVIVVVKFNAKANPVPSRTTHNTLIEVAWTLVPVLILVGISVPSFRLLFLQLDIPKADLTVKATGKQWYWSYAYPDNGKFEFDSLMAQDKQPRLLGVDNEMVVPVNKVVRVQVTGADVIHAFALPAFGVKIDAIPGRLNETWFKATKIGMYYGQCSELCGKDHAFMPIAIRVVDDQEFASWVEAAKKKFASGGTSTYASAAGPTQ, encoded by the coding sequence ATGAGGATGTCGATAGGCCGGATGGGCCGGCAGTTGCTGGGATTGACCGTGGCGGGTCTGACGCTGGCGACGGGCGGTGTGGCGTTCGCCGAACTCGGGCAGCCGGCGCCGTGGGAGTGGACGCTTCAGCAGTCCGGTTCCCCGGTCATGGACAACATCGTCTGGTTCCACAACTTCCTGTTCGTGCTGATCACGCTGATCACGCTGTTCGTTCTGGCGTTGCTCGTCATCGTGGTCGTCAAGTTCAACGCGAAGGCCAATCCGGTGCCGTCGCGGACCACCCACAACACGCTGATCGAGGTGGCCTGGACGCTCGTTCCGGTCCTGATCCTGGTCGGCATCTCGGTGCCGTCGTTCCGGCTGCTGTTTCTGCAGCTCGACATCCCGAAGGCGGACCTGACGGTCAAGGCGACGGGCAAGCAGTGGTACTGGTCCTATGCCTATCCCGACAACGGCAAGTTCGAGTTCGACTCGCTGATGGCCCAGGACAAGCAGCCCCGCCTGCTCGGCGTCGACAACGAGATGGTCGTGCCGGTCAACAAGGTGGTTCGTGTCCAGGTTACCGGCGCCGACGTCATCCACGCCTTTGCGCTGCCGGCTTTCGGCGTCAAGATCGACGCCATTCCGGGCCGGCTGAACGAGACCTGGTTCAAGGCGACCAAGATCGGCATGTATTACGGCCAGTGCTCGGAACTGTGCGGCAAGGATCATGCCTTCATGCCGATCGCGATCCGCGTGGTCGACGACCAGGAGTTCGCGTCCTGGGTCGAGGCGGCGAAGAAGAAATTTGCCAGCGGCGGCACCAGCACCTACGCCTCCGCGGCCGGCCCGACGCAATAA